In Vicia villosa cultivar HV-30 ecotype Madison, WI unplaced genomic scaffold, Vvil1.0 ctg.003058F_1_1, whole genome shotgun sequence, the sequence cggccctttcagagtccccataaacagatcaatcaactctcggtccaataaaggaggttggactcgagcagcaagttcacgccacctctgggcgtattccttaaaagactcttcagatttctgtgacatattctgcagctgtgcacggctaggagccatagcagtattgtagtgatattgtttcaagaaggcatcaacaagttctccccaagtactgacgttagacctctcgagtttcatataccactctaacggggctccagtgagactatcctggaagaagtgcataagcagaggttcgttctcagcgtgagcggccatcttacggcagtaggaacgaatgtgagtctctgggcaggtaactcccttgtacttatcaaaatctggcaccttgaacttcgggggaataacaatcccaggtaccaagcacatagcagcagtgttaaaactcgaagttttagcaacctcaacggccttaaggcgttcttcaagagcttggtacatcctagcggtctcagtcaactcagcagtaagatcatgttcaaggtcaataacctcgtggtggtcatccactaccttCGGTATCCCCTCAGCAGGAATCtccttagttttcacccctccatcAGCAGAATTGGTGGGAGTATCCTTGATCAAtccagcaacgctctttctgagctcttcttgtccttggataacgacatggagagtctccataagttgggtcattctctcccccataacatccatatccctacggagggcagcttggttCTGCTCAAATTGATCCATGAGTCTCTCGTTGCTCCGGgtacggtaaggatgtaagaaagtcagcttcgtcgtcggaaaagaaatctgttgctgaaagggaccccaattagtttcttgtacaataacctgaaaaatgcaatgtgataatgtgaatgtatgagtgcatgtgtgcgtatgacgtgatgtgccattttcagagtatccaaggtttaatattgatccagaatagctaacaatgtgacaaaagataagtatcaagagaaactagttctttttattcataacagaaatttaaacttgggcaagccatacatcaacaagatagttcaacaagggaaataaaagaccccatccaacaagtctggtggtggtcgaaacatacagactcaaacatcaatccatctgaatataaaacagaggtcctccttgtctgaagtgctcgtcgctccacttcttagtttcatcaaacagtttcttggttgcttctcgatctcttcctttaagaaggctttggatcacctcatctttgcgaaacaaatgcccatccagcttcttgcagcactccttgagttcgtcacatcctttgcattctgggagataatctttCTCAGATATGTCCTCCATCACTCGATCTCTGAGCTTGGCattttcttctgttagtcgagtattacggaggtgacttcctttcagttgaGTCTCAATTGCCATTCTTTtagtggtctcttcttccagtttctttttcagattcttcacttcaactctagcatccctttctatcttgagcttataagctttcaagtcttctcggtactctcgcttgagtttctcttctgcctctttcATGGCCCTTTTTAGGATCTTCTGGTGATCCTCGACAATAACAGTGGTGTCTCTTTCACCTTTTTCCgttctagccctcttttgaactctggaagatcctccctTCAGCATTTTGGCTTCGTGTGTCAACTCAACTCTTTTCTGGTCTATAAGACAATGTTTCGGTTGCGCATCCGACTTCTTTTCGTGCAATTGGGTGCATTCCATATCTACCTGAATACGATTCTCAGCAGGCACAGTGGCAATTGGAATCTTAGGTGGTTGCTCGTATAATgggttaaccttcgggaaaggcaacaggcgATCTTTAACTCTATTTTCAACCCAATCTGTGTAGGCTTGTTTGGCAACGGCATTCTTTTCACCTAGAGAAATCTGATCATCTGTATGGATGCTATTCCAGGCACTCTTCACTTTTTCTAGACCCTTTGGATTGGTTCCCTTTTCAAAGCAAACGGATTCGaatatctctttgtccaaaggcttgtcttcaagtgcaaaacccaactggcgcaacgctagcttaggattataattgataacaCCTTTTGTTCCTATGAGAGGAACTTTGTCAAAAGTACCACAACTAGTTATAACTTTCTCCACGTCCATTCCAGTGGGACACCAGACAATGTCATTTccagtaagccccatgatcctttgaggccatttctgaGTAGAAGTAATGAAAGGACCACTTGTAGGTAGGTGGGACTTAAACCAGGTGTATAACAACGGCAAACAATTTCTTATGGCTCCTCCTTTCCCATATCGAAAGTGAATGGAATAGTACGTATCGGCTAGCAAAGTAGGGATCGGATTCTTATCCACGAAAAGACATATAGCGGCCagatcaacgaacttgtgaatgttaggGAACATCACGATCCCATAAATCAAAACGGCCAGAAGGGCGTTGAAAGCTTCCCACACCTTTTTG encodes:
- the LOC131640328 gene encoding uncharacterized protein LOC131640328; the protein is MANNVTATREATRRTHTYSFHREGLIQLGQLGGLITGHNKTVFTENYGNILTLLDSHVDEWEKPDLDNIANALYLSIEDVLGNWKKNGNTHGFYMSFLVEKAQELADKKVWEAFNALLAVLIYGIVMFPNIHKFVDLAAICLFVDKNPIPTLLADTYYSIHFRYGKGGAIRNCLPLLYTWFKSHLPTSGPFITSTQKWPQRIMGLTGNDIVWCPTGMDVEKVITSCDKPLDKEIFESVCFEKGTNPKGLEKVKSAWNSIHTDDQISLGEKNAVAKQAYTDWVENRVKDRLLPFPKVNPLYEQPPKIPIATVPAENRIQVDMECTQLHEKKSDAQPKHCLIDQKRVELTHEAKMLKGGSSRVQKRARTEKGVKYVSGIRDQLLPSLGINELILVMED